A window of Fusobacterium sp. SYSU M8D902 contains these coding sequences:
- a CDS encoding glutamate-5-semialdehyde dehydrogenase, giving the protein MGYIEKLGKSAKEAEIQIAQLSTKVKNEVLLKSADALLKNCNTILEINKKDVENAINSGVKKAFIDRLTLTEKRIEDMADGLRQIASLNDPVGEFTYGKTLPNGLIIQQKRVPLGVVAIIFESRPNVTADAFGLCLKSGNAVILRGGKEAINTNIALVNVFKTVLKECNIDENAVQILEDTSHDTANKLMKAHQYIDVLIPRGSARLINTVIENSTIPCIQTGIGNCHIFVDESGNLTKAIDIIINAKTQRPGVCNAVETLLIHENCANSLLPNLGKELIAKNVEIRGDETVRKYIPTALVATEEDWATEYEDYIVAIKVVKDLDEVIKHIGQYGTKHSECIVTENYSNAQRFLNEVDAAAVYVNASTRFTDGGQFGFGAEIGISTQKLHARGPMGLKELTTTKYVIMGNGQVRE; this is encoded by the coding sequence ATGGGTTATATAGAAAAATTAGGAAAATCTGCAAAGGAAGCTGAGATACAGATAGCTCAGTTATCTACAAAAGTAAAAAATGAAGTGCTTCTAAAATCTGCTGATGCACTTTTAAAAAATTGTAATACTATCTTAGAAATAAATAAAAAAGATGTTGAAAATGCTATAAATTCAGGTGTTAAAAAAGCTTTTATAGATAGATTGACATTGACAGAGAAAAGAATTGAAGATATGGCTGACGGACTTAGACAGATCGCATCTTTAAATGATCCTGTTGGAGAGTTCACATATGGAAAAACTCTTCCTAATGGGCTTATAATTCAACAGAAAAGAGTTCCATTAGGTGTTGTAGCTATAATATTTGAATCACGTCCTAATGTTACTGCTGATGCTTTTGGGCTTTGCTTAAAAAGTGGAAATGCTGTAATCTTAAGAGGTGGAAAGGAAGCTATCAATACCAATATAGCTCTTGTAAATGTTTTTAAAACTGTTTTAAAAGAGTGTAACATTGATGAGAATGCAGTACAAATTCTAGAAGATACTAGCCATGATACAGCTAATAAACTTATGAAAGCTCACCAATATATAGATGTTTTAATCCCTAGAGGTAGTGCTAGACTTATCAATACAGTTATAGAGAATAGTACAATCCCTTGTATACAGACAGGAATTGGTAACTGTCACATCTTTGTTGATGAAAGTGGAAATTTAACTAAGGCTATTGATATAATTATAAATGCTAAAACTCAAAGACCAGGTGTTTGTAATGCTGTCGAAACTCTACTTATACATGAAAATTGTGCTAACTCTCTTCTTCCTAACCTTGGAAAAGAGTTAATAGCTAAAAATGTAGAGATCAGAGGAGATGAAACAGTTAGAAAATATATCCCTACAGCTCTTGTGGCTACCGAGGAGGACTGGGCTACTGAGTATGAGGACTATATAGTAGCTATTAAAGTTGTTAAGGATCTAGACGAGGTTATAAAACATATTGGTCAATATGGTACTAAACACTCAGAGTGTATAGTTACTGAAAACTACTCTAATGCTCAAAGATTCCTAAATGAAGTTGATGCTGCTGCTGTTTATGTAAATGCTTCTACTAGATTTACTGATGGTGGACAGTTTGGCTTTGGAGCTGAGATCGGTATCAGTACTCAAAAACTTCATGCTAGAGGTCCTATGGGATTAAAGGAACTTACTACTACTAAATATGTTATTATGGGAAATGGACAAGTAAGAGAATAA
- a CDS encoding undecaprenyl-diphosphate phosphatase has product MNLFLIVIILGIVEGMTEFLPVSSTGHMILVEKFIGDGRFSPKFMESFLIIVQLGAILAVVIYFWDTLTPFVKNRKELISRIRLWTKVIVGVLPAAVIGLLLDDYISEYFMGNVFVVATTLIFFGVILIVIEKYYKTAGKIDSFGKLSYKLAFIIGFFQCLAMIPGTSRSGATIIGSLLLGLSRGLATEFSFFLAIPTMFGATLLKLVKNGMNYTTTEWQLIGVGTLVSFVVAYLVIKWFMGYIKKRDFVFFGVYRIILGILVLIFLFI; this is encoded by the coding sequence ATGAATTTGTTTTTAATAGTTATAATATTGGGGATAGTAGAGGGAATGACAGAGTTCCTTCCAGTAAGTAGTACAGGTCATATGATATTGGTTGAAAAGTTTATTGGAGATGGAAGATTTTCACCAAAGTTTATGGAGAGTTTTTTAATAATTGTTCAATTGGGAGCAATATTAGCAGTAGTTATCTATTTCTGGGATACTTTAACACCATTTGTAAAAAATAGGAAAGAGCTTATTTCTAGAATTAGATTGTGGACAAAGGTTATTGTGGGAGTTTTACCAGCAGCTGTCATTGGTTTGTTGTTAGATGATTACATTTCAGAGTATTTTATGGGGAATGTATTCGTAGTAGCAACAACTCTAATATTTTTCGGTGTGATTTTAATTGTTATTGAAAAGTACTATAAAACAGCTGGAAAGATTGATAGTTTTGGAAAATTAAGTTATAAGTTAGCTTTTATAATCGGATTTTTTCAGTGCTTGGCAATGATACCAGGAACATCAAGATCTGGAGCTACAATAATTGGAAGTTTATTGTTGGGGCTATCAAGAGGACTAGCAACAGAATTTTCTTTCTTCTTAGCAATTCCTACAATGTTTGGAGCTACTCTTCTTAAACTTGTGAAAAATGGAATGAACTATACAACTACTGAGTGGCAACTTATTGGAGTTGGAACACTTGTATCATTTGTTGTAGCCTACCTTGTAATAAAGTGGTTTATGGGCTATATAAAGAAAAGAGACTTTGTTTTCTTTGGAGTGTATAGAATAATTTTAGGAATATTAGTATTGATATTTTTATTTATCTAA
- the rfaD gene encoding ADP-glyceromanno-heptose 6-epimerase has protein sequence MIIVTGAAGMIGSAMVWKLNEMGRNDIIVVDKLRTEEKWLNLRKRDYADWVDRDDLFDWLSNSANAEKITGVVHMGACSATTERDGDFLMSNNYGYSKKLWEFCAARQIPYVYASSAATYGGGELGYNDDVSVEELKKLQPLNKYGYSKKIFDDWAFKQSIAPKQWCGLKFFNVYGPQEYHKGRMASMVFHTFNQYRDNGGVKLFKSHKEGFKDGEQLRDFVYLKDVVDVMYYLLTEKVESGVYNIGTGEARSFLDLSMATMRAAANNPELKQEEVIEFIPMPEDLRGRYQYFTQASMEKLKRAGYTKKFTSLEDGVKDYVENYLSKEDPYL, from the coding sequence ATGATAATTGTAACAGGTGCAGCTGGTATGATAGGAAGTGCAATGGTATGGAAACTTAATGAGATGGGTAGAAATGATATCATTGTTGTAGATAAGCTGAGAACAGAGGAGAAATGGCTTAACTTAAGAAAGAGAGATTATGCTGATTGGGTGGATAGAGATGACCTATTTGATTGGCTATCTAACTCAGCAAATGCTGAAAAGATAACAGGAGTTGTACATATGGGAGCTTGTTCAGCAACAACTGAGAGAGATGGAGATTTCTTAATGAGCAACAACTATGGATATAGTAAAAAATTATGGGAGTTCTGTGCAGCTAGACAGATACCTTATGTATATGCTTCATCAGCAGCTACTTATGGTGGTGGAGAATTAGGATACAATGATGATGTGAGTGTAGAGGAGTTAAAAAAATTACAACCTCTAAACAAATATGGATATTCAAAGAAAATATTTGATGATTGGGCATTTAAACAGAGTATAGCACCTAAACAATGGTGTGGATTAAAATTCTTTAACGTATATGGTCCACAAGAGTATCATAAAGGAAGAATGGCTTCAATGGTATTCCATACATTCAATCAGTATAGAGATAATGGTGGAGTAAAACTTTTCAAATCTCATAAAGAGGGATTCAAAGATGGAGAGCAATTGAGAGATTTCGTATACTTAAAGGATGTTGTAGATGTAATGTACTATCTATTGACTGAAAAAGTTGAATCTGGAGTATACAACATAGGAACAGGAGAGGCTAGAAGTTTCTTAGATCTATCTATGGCTACAATGAGAGCAGCAGCAAATAATCCAGAGTTAAAACAGGAAGAGGTTATAGAGTTTATACCTATGCCAGAGGACTTAAGAGGAAGATACCAATACTTTACTCAAGCTAGTATGGAAAAGCTAAAAAGAGCAGGATATACTAAGAAATTTACATCTTTAGAGGATGGAGTAAAGGATTATGTTGAAAACTATTTATCAAAAGAAGATCCATATTTATAA
- a CDS encoding PHP domain-containing protein: MDVDMHIHTLESDGTYTPEEIILRAMKNNVIALAITDHDTVAGVKAGKAAAERYGMEFIEGIEISCNEENLEVHVLGYYLNLEDEVFLRELAELEEAREKRNRKIIEKFEKIGIIIDIEELKKFAPGNIISRLHFANYLLEKGIVTNKNEAFTKYLGRTGLAYVPKENFSPERAVKMIKANGGFASLAHPKLITLNDEILNDLIVRLKECGLDALESQYSSFSKAEKQKFRKLAKKYGLLITGGSDFHGDNREGVDIGDAGLEYSQFERIKRFLNK; encoded by the coding sequence ATGGACGTTGATATGCATATTCACACCTTAGAATCTGATGGAACCTATACACCTGAAGAGATAATATTGAGAGCTATGAAAAATAATGTAATAGCTCTTGCTATAACAGACCATGATACTGTAGCAGGAGTAAAGGCTGGAAAAGCAGCAGCAGAGAGATATGGGATGGAGTTTATAGAGGGGATAGAGATCTCTTGTAATGAAGAGAATCTGGAAGTACATGTATTGGGATACTATCTAAATCTCGAAGATGAGGTATTTTTAAGGGAGTTGGCAGAGCTAGAAGAGGCCAGAGAAAAAAGAAATAGAAAAATAATAGAAAAATTTGAAAAAATTGGTATAATAATAGATATAGAAGAGTTAAAAAAATTTGCACCAGGAAATATAATCAGTAGATTACACTTTGCTAATTATCTCTTAGAAAAGGGAATAGTGACAAATAAGAATGAGGCATTTACAAAATATCTAGGAAGAACAGGCTTAGCTTATGTTCCAAAGGAGAATTTTTCACCAGAAAGAGCTGTAAAAATGATAAAGGCAAATGGTGGTTTTGCTTCATTAGCTCATCCTAAGTTAATAACTTTGAATGATGAGATTTTAAATGATCTTATTGTAAGATTAAAAGAGTGTGGCTTAGATGCCTTAGAATCACAATATAGTTCATTTTCTAAAGCAGAGAAGCAGAAATTTAGAAAATTGGCTAAAAAATATGGTCTTTTAATCACAGGGGGATCAGATTTTCACGGAGATAATAGAGAGGGTGTAGATATTGGCGATGCAGGTTTAGAGTACTCTCAATTTGAAAGAATAAAAAGATTTTTGAATAAATAA